tgaactaggcctttattttggaagaagaggcacatacaccctctgcacagtggggagccactgcaatgaagatcaataggtatctgaatttagtccaagttcttaatcctgtttgaagtccataagatgtgtgaaattgatgtcgactatttatagatgggagcttaagtcacaaaccaaaacaaaatggttaaggcagagaccctccctgtgtaaataaacaacttgagggcctatcctggcattctgcccccaccctagggtaggacacaatcaccaatcagtttagggtgagtaacatagtaatcccccaaaatatttacatacacaacactggtggtactcaagacttactcctgactctgcatttaggaattaaaCTGGTGGGCTTTGGACCAATGGGTTCTAGGGGAGAGAATTGGGTTGGCCATATCCAAGTCAAGtgtcctctccactgtactattgctccagtcctactTGAGCCCATTTTGCTGCCACCCAGTGATCTCATTCTCCTCTTCTGGACGTGATCGCATTGATGCTACACTAGTCACTGACCCACCACATCATCCATGGTGCTGCTGACACTACTCATCCAAGAAGATGGCCCTTGGCTGGCCTGATGCCCCCAACACCCCCAGATGTGACACATGTCCACTGGGAGCAGCTCTGAGTGAAGGAACAACACAAGAAGGTTCCCAGAGCAGAGCACCCCATTGGGCTTGGTGCCTCGCTATCAGTTGTGGGTCTGCTTGGCTAATGCCCCACACAGTAGACTGGGCTCCTGGGAAAGCAGCCCTTTGGGGTGTGGGCTGAGGATGATATAAAGGAGACTAAGAGCAGCAGAGAAACTTGAGATGGAATCTTGGAatttcctggctgtgcttctgTGGCCAAGGTAATGTGGCATCAGATTAGGATGAATGGGTGAGTGAAGGGTACCAAAATTTGGGGAGATTCTGCTCTGTGTCTCACTGAGGGCCCCAACAGGTAGCACCACAAGTCTTCTTGCCTTTTGctgttgctttgatttgttttggggccatacccagtggtactcaggacttactcctggctctgcactcagggatcattcctggtggacctAGGAGACCATTTgtaatgctggagatggaaccagggagggttgcatgcaaggcaagtgccgatCCAtggtcctatcactctggcttgtTCTCTTGGTACTTTGAAGATGAGAGATTCCTCTCCATCTCCCTAAACTTTAATCCCAGAAAACGGGGCCCCACAAACTTGGTCCTTGTCCCTCAGAAACTATGAGGGGTTCCAGTTGCCTTCCAGAGCTCCCTAGAATGCTTCCCTGATGGTTCTTGGCCACTacacctttcttttctcctccacaCCCTGGCCCACACATTCACACTCACTTTCTCTTAGAAACCCcactttttggtgtttttgtggttacacctggcaatgctcagggcttattcctgactctacactcacaTATCACTCTTGACGATATGCAAGGTATCCTATGGGGAACCACGGaccgaacccaagtcagctgtgtgcaaagcaagagccctatctgctgtcctaTGGCTCCATCCCCTTTGCAGGAAGACCTGTTTAACTCAGGGGAGGGGCTAAATTTGCGACACTGCACGAGCCCAGCTGCACTGTTACAGTCAATACAGTGCTTCCCCTACATACATATGCCTGCCCTgctacacagatttttttttaaattatttatttgtttttggtttttgggtcacacctggtggtggcgttcaggggttactcctggctctatgctcagaaatcacttctggcaggctcaggggactatatgggatatcaggaattgaactgggatctgtccagggttggctgagtgcaaggcaaacacgctactgctgtgttttggtttgaggaccattccaggcggtgctcaagagttactcctggatctacattcaTAAGTTCACACCATGCAGGGTACGGGGTCCatattgtatgcaaggcaagtgccttgctgcTATAGctcctacacacacatacacacacacacacacacacacacacacatacgcacacacacCACAAGCAGGCAGAGACAATACAGAAATGATATGCTGTAGTAGAGTTCTAAAAATGCACAAACTCAACATGCTGGCTGCCAGTGCCTAATTAAATTCCCAACTCCAGAAGCCAGACAGACAttacagcaggttgggcacttgcaCTGAACACAGCTTGGGTTgagcttgggttcaatccctggcatcccaaaaggtctcccgagtctgccaggagtaattcctaagtgcagagccgggagttaGTACTAATCACAGCTGAAtgtacaattctttttttaaggagGGGGACACAAGGTGGCACTTGGGGGGTTATCCCCAGAATAGTGCTCCTGGAGTCATTCCAAGCAGTTCTGGGAATGTGGGGGCATGTAATACTAGGGATCATACCCAAGAGTCCTGCACCCAGAGTTTATAATCACCCTGCCCCGACCCTCTGAGTCACCtccccatactttttttttttttttggtttttgggccaaacccggtggtgctcaggggttactcctggctgtctgttcagaaatagctcctggcaggcacgggggaccatatgggacaccgggattcgaagcaaccacctttggtccaggatcggctgcttacaaggcaaacgccgctgtgctatctctccgggcccatatttttataattttaattattttggactacaccttatgttgctcaggggttactcctgactctgcactcagtaatcacttcaaGAGATGCTCAAAGTCCTGTATGGAGCCTGGAcatagaacccaggttagccatgtgtgAGGTAAGTGCCTgactccactgtactattgctctggcctctctttttcctttataaacttgtttgtttgtttgtttgaggtcaCAATAAGCTGTGCTCTGATATTACTTCTGGCTGGgctgagggatcactccaagcTGTGCTCGGGGActgtaagggatgctggggatagaacctaggtcaaccatgcgcaaagcaaatgcccttcccactgtcctctagttctgtcctttcttaccCTCCTAATGCTTTTCTGAAGCTAGGGACTGGACTGAAAGGCCTcaaggaggagaggggaaaggtaAAGGACAAATggagaaccagagcaatagtccagtgtgtaagacatttgcctgcatgcactgacccagattcaatccccagtcccCCTGACAGTTTCACgtctgccaagagtgagccctgagtgcagagctatcaggataatccctgagcaccaccagattagCCCAAaagcccctaaaaaaaaaaaaaaaaactggggatgGGAGATGAAGGGGAGAAATGCGATGTAGTCTGTAGTCTTTGGGGGATGACTCTGACCCCCTGTGTAGGGGAACCAGAAAGAAAGGCTCTGTTTAACTGGGGTTCTGGCTGCAGTcaagctcctggctcaggggacctactGACCAGCACAAAAGGTGCCTCCCTCATGGAGGTGGAGGTTTCATTTATTAAAGACAGTTTCGATGCTCCACTGAAACTGGGTCTCTAATGGCAGCTCTGACCCAGGCTCAGGTCTAAATGGTCTTGGTTTCTATCACGATGGTCTCCTTGGTCTCAGAGGTCACGATCCTGAAGTTCTTGAATAAAGAGCTGATCTTGCTGGGTTTCTTGCTCAGCGTACCTGAGCTGGTGGTGGTGGATTGACTGTCACTGACCTTCTGGGAGGACACAGACGGCTTGGCTAAGCTTCTCTGGCTGCTTTTCTTCGAGCTCCCCCGGCCCTTCTGGCTGTggcctttccctttcttcttgccTTCTTTCTGGCTGCCCCCAGCCGAGACAGAGCGCTGGGAGGATTTGTGCGAAGATTTgcgggaggaggaagatttgtgCTTGGGCTTGTCAGAGCTGCGCTGTCGGTGGCCTTCTTGGGACCTGTGCCCTCGAGACCTGCTCTTTCTGGAGGAACTCTTGTCCTTCTtgtcctttccctttttctccttGCGTTCCTTGGAGCTGCGCTTGTGAGGCCACTGACTGCCATCCTGCTCGCTCATGGACACCAGGGGGCCCGCAGCTGGGCCAGCTTCCTTCTCGGGGACTTGGCCTGTTTTGGCTCCCACCTTTGCCTTGTTTCTCGAGCTCCTGCCCTGAGTGAACTTGTTGGTTCGGCCTGCCACGGCCACAGTGGTATTCTCGGTGGACAGGGCGATGGCCCCAGAGATGGGATAAGTGCTGCTCAGCTCCTCGGAGGCTGGGGAGGACATGCCAGTCATGGCTGTGGTGTTCTGGTTGGCCTTGCCACCGGTGGTCATGGCCACAGCTCCCGTGTTGGCGCCCATTGCGAAAGCCAGGCTCCCAGCTAAGGTGGTCTCTGaggtgggggtaggggtgggggtgggcgcGGTGGGCAGGTTGCCCTCGGAAGTGGTGGGCGGGATGCCCTCGCCCCCTGCATAAGCAGAAGAGGTGATGCCGCGGACGTCCTGGGCGTTGTTATATCTGAGCGCGTACCGGTCCCCTTCGCCTTGCAGCTGCGAGACCTGGAAAAGAGGAGGCACAGAAGGGCATGGCGGGGGCAAGGCTAAGGAGACAGGTGGACTGATCATTGTCCCTTCCCCACCCTGATGGACCCCCGAAACATTTGGGATCAGAAGAACTTTGGAGAGGGTCCAGGTCTGCTCTGAGCCCCATCCAACAGGCCCAGAgggctctttgttttcttttggtgtttgggccacacccagaagtgtccagggcttgttcctggttctggactcaggaCTCCTAGCGGGCTCAGAAGACAATATGGAATATCAgtcaacctgggttgactgcatgcaagtgccctacatgctttCCTATCTCTGACCCTAACCCTCTATTTGACATACACAGCCTGATGCCAGAAAAGCAGCAAGTAACTTCTGATACAACCATGTTTGCATTTTATACAAGTGTGCTTATtagatatgtgtgtgtgcctctgcatatctagcaatgctcaggggctatcctGAGCAGTGCTTTAGaggctcaggagtgacccctgagaccaTAAGGGGGCACTGCCATCTTTTCAGCCCAGACCTCTCATAGGCTGGATTCTGATCAGTGGGTAGTGAAGGCAGGTGGGCAGGAACTGGTGACAGAGCAGGAGAAACTTCAAATTGCATGCATTCCAATGGAAGCCCAAGGAAAGAAGACTTTCTCACACCCATAGCCACAGTCCCCATggagaagacaacactggtgacAGTGGTCAGGTGTTGGAAAGTGGGAGACCAGAGAGTCTAGATCCGTCATCCATCATATTTGCATCAGCctctatttagtttttgtttgtttgcttttgttcatGGGTCACCCCAAGTGGagctctactcctggctctgcactcaggaatcacgtcTGGCAGCTCAGAGGTCCATATGtgtttccagggattgaatctggcttgaacacatgtaagacaaacaccctgcctgctgtattatctctccaatcacTCTGCATCCATGTCCCCCTTCTTGCCTTTCTGTGAACCCCCATAGATACTTATTCCCCTATTTTCATACAGTTGCCTCaatataaatgcaattttttttttttttggtttttgggccacacccggtgacgctcagggattactcctggctatgtgctcagaagttgctcctggcttgggggaccatatgggatgctgggggatcgacccgcggtccgtccaaggctagcgcaggtaaggcaggcaccttacctctagcgccactgcccggccccattaatgcaatttttatctGTAGACACCCCTGGGGCCCCCAGGCAGTCTAAAGATATAGGGCATGACTTCTAAGAAATTCTgaacttagggcccggagagatagcacagcggtgcttgtcttgcaagcagccgatccagaacctaaggtggttggtttgaatcccggtgtcccatatggtcccctgtgcctgccaggagctatttctgagcagacagccaggagtaacccctgagcaccaccaggtgtgacccccccccaaaaaaaaaaaaaagaaattctgaactTGAGAGCCAAATGCAGGGAAAAACTGAGAGAACAGtgagtaggccacttgccttgcacactgccaatccagATCCCAtacccagtatcccagatggtacctgagcactgccaggagtaattcctgcgcgCAGAGCCACGAATAGCCCTTCATCATTACCGGATGTGACTAAAAACAATGGATTCAAAATAATCAAGAGCCAAATGAGTCTTAAGGGTAGTGGAGAGTGGAAgtacagataaggcacttgccttcaatGCAGTCGACCTGGGGTTGGTTCCCAGCACTCCAGAGAGTTCCCTaaggcctaccaggagtgatcactgtgtacagagccagaaggaatccctgatcaccactgggtgtggccaccagtTCCCCCCTCCAAATAATAGTAAGAGAACTAAATGCAGGGACCATTGTGTGAACAGCACTGGAAATTCCCCCCACTGTGTGCCATGGGGCACTCCCTAAGCCTAAGTCATTTTAGAGGGCACATGACCCCCTGTGTTCTCCGGAGCCACTCACCATGGTCTTGTCCAAGGTGGTCACATCGCCGGGTTGGAGAGTACGGGTGCTGCTGCAGCTTTCCATCGAGGGTCTGAGCAGGTAGACAAGCTTCTCCCAATAGCTGAAGAGGTCCTCACGCGCGTCTGAGGACGGGCAGAGCTGCAGATAGAATGTGCGGCCTGAGGCCAGTTTGAGACGCAGCTGCTGCTTCTGGCGGTCATGGACTGAGATCTTGACAAACTTCAGGGGCAGGAGGCGGGTGAGTTCCAGGGCCTTGGTGGGTTTGCGGCCTCTCCCCTTGGTGGGCCGGGTATGGGCTTGGCCTTGGTGCTCATCTCTTGCCTTGGCAGGCCGGGCCAGCAGCATGACATCAGGGAGCGGCAGGATGGGGCTGGTGGAGGCGATGCCTACGGTCACCGTACGCACCCGGTTGTGCACGTCCATCACTTCCCCCTTCTTGCTGATCTGGATGAAATCGCTCTCAAACATAGGTGCATACTTGAAGATGTCATACTCCCCGCCTTTGTAGAGTTGCCGCTGGAGATCCCCCATGGAGGTGTTGAAAACACTCGTGGCCCGGTAGCTTTGGGCCGTGTAATAAGGTAACAGAGATTCGCTGCTGCTCATGGTTCAGCTCCACCGGCCACCGATCGAGTCCTTAGAGAGGGAGCGGAGGAAGCTGCCCATCCCCCTGGGGGCTCTGTCTTAGACTCCCAGGCTTCCCCTGTGTCCTGCCTGGCCCTTTGTGACCTGTCCACCCCCACTGCCCCACACCTCAAACCAACCACCACCTCACCCTCAGCCTCTAGAGGCCCGTGGATCTGTCTGTAAAGGCCAGAGTGACTCCTTTCCCAATCTCACGGCAAAGAGGATTGGTGATGGAAGAGACTCCAAAGGGAGCTTCAGTAATGTGTGTACACTGGTCAAGAAGATAACACAGATGGAAAGCAAGGTGAATTTTGCCTGttctgcctgggtttgatccccagcatcccttaggttccactgagcctaccaggaacaatttctgagtgcagagccaagagtaactctgagcactgccatgtcaGAGGAAGATAATTCTTATGCCAAAGCAGCATATTTAGGGGAGCATATTTCTGCTCATCTTCAGTGTCCCAGGCAACCATCACTATGGTCTTAGTATCCCTAATAGATTATTTCTAGAACCTGTTCCCTTTATCTAAGATGGAATAAGACAGAATACTACAAAGAAGTCATGAAAAGATACAGTAAAATGTCATACATTGCCAACACTCAGTTAGAATTATGGTGTTTCAGTATTTGTCTCTCCCACACATCATTGGAAGGAAAAAGGGACCAGGACATTAATTTACCATATATTGATGAGAGTACAAATTCAGAATCTTAGGTCCATTTTAACAGACTTCCCTccaattgaaaaagaaaacaatgatagCTAgcttgactttgttttgtttgtttgtttgtttgttttttgggtcacacctggcggcaatCAGGGCTTATGCTGGCTcgttactcagaaatcaatcctggcagatctggcgaaccatatgggatgctagaaattgaaccactgtccatcctggttcggctgcgtgcaaggtatcTACCATtctgctctctctggcccagactgtcattttttttaatctttgtttattAAACACAGATATCCTGTTGTGATAATCTTTGACACTTTATGACATGGCCATGGTAAATAACTGCCCCATGCTGTAACGACATTCCTGGTTAAGTACTgtcattaattaataaatttaaaaggtgaaaaatttaagaatagaaggaaatgtcgggcccggagagatagcacagcggcgtttgccttgcaagcagccgatccaggaccaaaggtggttggttcgaatcccggtgtcccatatggtcccccatgcctgccaggagctatttctgagcagacagccagaagtcacccctgagcattgccgggtgtggcccaaaaaccaaaaaaaaaaaaaaaaaaaaaaaaaaaacagaaggaaatgtCATTTGTAGTCCTTTGATCACTAAATTGATTTGAGGATTTGGGTGGCTTacataaaaaagagaattattggcagacctccgcatgtgccagtggcctcttggcctggcctagggtaggggggcccagacctgggtcacccgacccccctctccccctttcctccggatctccaggtgggtttctgggaggagctgatggggcaccctgggttttccccactcccaggccgggtccccAGACTGGCGtagggttgggcttaaatccctgtccttcgggcttgggagggtctctctcccttcctggagcaggatttttagctggcacgggcgggcagctggcagacctccgcatgtgccagcggcctcttggcccggcctagggtaggggggcccagacctgggtcacccgacccccctctccccctttcctccggatctccaggtgggtttctgggaggagctgatggggcaccctgggttttccccactcccaggccgggtccagaagttggcttagggggtggagtttgatctgggggggtggcagataactgctcagctatactcaggctgtcactggcaatttcaaaTCAGTTTACAtgttgcaaaccgcgcggggccgcgcgaacatatactcctcccaaccatcagtaccccagatttacccttcttaacttcagtaacacacagttctaatctctgaccaaagacatacagtttaactaacaaatcccagaactatttagaaggacacaaattgaacacatattgaacacatatatcttttgaatattttatgggtattttctttaactgctgtaattCTCTAAATAtccttctaccatgatgtttctatccacttttcatcttgtcttttctttgtaagctgttcagtaaggattgttggtggaactgtccctcagtttgatgcctatgattgaactatatcatggaaattgctggtcttgttcctattgcctccagatgcaccaataacgcttcatggcattgatccttgtttgcatagacactttaaaatgggaaaacactctacatacagataagttcttatctaataaatctcagtacaatgtaccttacaccctgaacattgatataatgacctggcacaggcctcagaagaatgggcatcctccattcatgccagaaccaggcaagctatctatgaaacatccaaggtcttttatagaaACAGCtgaaagcagtcctctaccaggaaagacactaccaagggtctgacttctgtttacactgagaagacgtgacaacaacaatgacatgctctacaggacatggttctctctattgccccttaagtgtgaggtgaaacgagaggatgcactgcaccatcctgactgcaatatgggatatgcagactccaggatctttaatacagaagcatgataccaacaacagagactatatgaggaatggaggtgtattgccactacagatgatgacttgaattggacaaactagtttgcctggagcctagagtcagtcctgtgccaggaaacttcaggggtagggtctccttgtatttagaccataatttttctttccatgtcccttatgttttggtgggcctatgcaaacaaatgccactttaatatcgttttttactatgttcccttgactccaatccttaagaaaaacaacccactaaaacttttgaggttaacttaaactagtaagcatgtgcatggaactagataaatgtactttgccctcaatgtttaaggagttacataagtctaatgtctttagattatatggtgtgctgctaagaaatagtatgtactacaactggggatttgagggacaaaataattgtattgtacatgggttcagttttgtttttcttaatgttctttgcctgaaagttcaaggctgggatatcatcgatgggactaccgagaatcctgtttatgggtgattgggcttccactgtaactttaccctgttctctttctttgcatctttgttgtcataattaaaataataataataaaaaaaattaaaaagttaaaaaaaaagagaattatgaGCTGTTGGTGTGTCACTAATTATTGCCCCTGAAATGTCAGTCAAAACCAGCCAATTTGGGGGACAGTGTTAAGAACTTAAGAGACTTTCAGAATGGCATTGTAAAGCTCAATTTGTCTCTTAGTGAAATTAAGACATCAACTGCCaggtgtaagccttgaacacttctgggtgtggtcacaagacaaaacaaaagaaaaaaatccctagTGTCATCTATTAAATTATTCCCAGCAAAATCTGTTTTAAATGTCACatgatgcttttgtttgtttgttttttgttttctgggccacacccatttgatgctcaggagttactcctggctatgcgctcagaaattgcccctggcttggggggaccatatgggtcatgggggatcgaactgtccatcctacgctagtgcttgcaaggcagacaacttacctctagcaccaccttcctggcccacataatacatttttttttttggttttggttttggtttttgggtcataccaggcagcactcaggggttactcctggctctatgctcagaaatcgctactggcaggctcgggggaccattgggatggcagaatttgagccaccgtccttctgcaagcaaggcaaatgccttacctccatgctatctctccagccccacacataATACTTTTGAACTCATTGTAGATTGCAGAATTGTGTGCAAGCAAGTACAAAaggctcagatcaaaaccaggacacagggattgtgtagcctgtcattcatacccccaaatgcactggcaatataatatggcacctttcctttttgcaaaggcatgctaaaaggggggaaattttgtgaatagaaacaagctcttatctactagggtaagaactcatacattttataatacagggataccTCTCACTctgaatatgtgtcatgtggacccaatttagactctATGTGATGAGACGATGACCATCCAATCTGGaatcctagatcccagacataaaacagtcacagttccctgcaacagcaccaggaaccaaactcccctgggaaattcctaataatGCTCTGGTGCCAACATGGGCCAGTTTTGATGTAACATCCTGACAacaggaaaacagcaacaacttgatctaagagcaggttttcTTATCTCATCAGCTTCTgggaagatgaaatcagaagactcatcaccctttgatctgtgtaaaaaTGAAGATTgctggggccgggctgtggcgcaagaggtaaggtgcctgccttgcctgcgctagccttggacgaaccacagttcgatcccccggcgtcccatatggtcccccaagccaggagcaacttctgagcgcatagccaggagtaacccctgagcgttaccgggtgtggcccaaaaaccaaaaaaaaaaaaaagaagattgctaactacagaagactgactttgacaaccataatGGGGTAGAACTTAtcgtgggaccaataagaaagactgtAGCTTAGACTTTGGCCTAAGATTTGTGCAATAACtaatatctctaattccagaggtctgaatttgacaactgccactgagcagaacttctggaaccataatgaatgATTCTATCCgaggcttcattctaggatctgtgcaaaaaccaagaccactaattacagaagactgattataacaatagtgatggaacagaccttctagaaccgtaaagactctatcctggggctggagacatagcatggaggtaaaagcatttgccttgcatgcagaaggttggtggttcgaatcccagcatcccatatggtcccccgagcctgccaggagtgatttctgagcat
This is a stretch of genomic DNA from Suncus etruscus isolate mSunEtr1 chromosome 5, mSunEtr1.pri.cur, whole genome shotgun sequence. It encodes these proteins:
- the LOC126008539 gene encoding Golgi associated RAB2 interactor protein 3-like, encoding MSSSESLLPYYTAQSYRATSVFNTSMGDLQRQLYKGGEYDIFKYAPMFESDFIQISKKGEVMDVHNRVRTVTVGIASTSPILPLPDVMLLARPAKARDEHQGQAHTRPTKGRGRKPTKALELTRLLPLKFVKISVHDRQKQQLRLKLASGRTFYLQLCPSSDAREDLFSYWEKLVYLLRPSMESCSSTRTLQPGDVTTLDKTMVSQLQGEGDRYALRYNNAQDVRGITSSAYAGGEGIPPTTSEGNLPTAPTPTPTPTSETTLAGSLAFAMGANTGAVAMTTGGKANQNTTAMTGMSSPASEELSSTYPISGAIALSTENTTVAVAGRTNKFTQGRSSRNKAKVGAKTGQVPEKEAGPAAGPLVSMSEQDGSQWPHKRSSKERKEKKGKDKKDKSSSRKSRSRGHRSQEGHRQRSSDKPKHKSSSSRKSSHKSSQRSVSAGGSQKEGKKKGKGHSQKGRGSSKKSSQRSLAKPSVSSQKVSDSQSTTTSSGTLSKKPSKISSLFKNFRIVTSETKETIVIETKTI